From Planctomycetota bacterium, the proteins below share one genomic window:
- a CDS encoding CDP-alcohol phosphatidyltransferase family protein — protein MTLANKVTTARFVLCVVYFALLAAGGRRPGPGLLTAVFVLFQFIAWSDLLDGYLARRYGQVTHFGRIADPLVDKILVCGSFIFFLTLDPLREIFTAAFVVVVLGREFLVSGIRGAAEAAGIPFGATFWGKQKTLIQNITVGWALGYAAWLPEVRWVYTGAVTLMWGTLAATVISGAVYVADARRLLGSGRV, from the coding sequence ATGACGCTGGCCAACAAGGTCACGACGGCGCGGTTCGTCCTCTGTGTCGTCTACTTCGCGCTCCTGGCGGCCGGGGGGCGCCGGCCCGGGCCGGGACTGCTCACGGCGGTCTTCGTCCTTTTCCAGTTCATCGCCTGGAGCGATCTTCTGGACGGATACCTGGCGCGGCGGTACGGCCAGGTGACACATTTCGGTAGAATCGCGGACCCCCTGGTGGATAAAATCCTCGTCTGCGGGTCCTTCATTTTTTTTCTGACCCTGGACCCGCTGCGCGAGATCTTCACCGCCGCGTTCGTCGTGGTGGTTCTGGGGCGGGAGTTCCTGGTTTCGGGAATCCGGGGGGCGGCGGAGGCCGCGGGGATCCCCTTCGGGGCCACGTTCTGGGGCAAGCAGAAGACCCTGATTCAGAACATCACCGTGGGCTGGGCGCTCGGGTACGCGGCCTGGCTGCCGGAAGTGCGGTGGGTCTACACGGGGGCGGTGACCCTGATGTGGGGCACCCTGGCCGCCACGGTGATCTCGGGCGCCGTCTACGTGGCCGACGCGCGCCGCCTCCTGGGGAGCGGGCGGGTATAA